One Myxococcota bacterium genomic region harbors:
- a CDS encoding zinc-ribbon domain-containing protein produces MIVQCENCETRFHVADARIPEKGARVRCSRCHHRFHITPSSGTTSSPNSGPDVSARTETKSRETEAPPGGGGGDDLENPEFLFEGNSVSETPKRAKGAPEREPEPESEPEPEAVAATPQPEPARPPSPDLEPDQVPEVRVVETGGKTAQEMLDAGAPKLAKGPRVEFAESLADPASDDDDDTRSRFMLGDEPPAATPREAPPSLRPAKDKPAKPVATLTPIIRPPVPAPKPAAPKSAKSEIDAAFGAGLGDEEESDPGWESLTQSDESEAKSVFDVGASFGLGAGDAEGASDVPIAASESKPVTLFDQGAGGKKRQAAVFDPEAPSPAGLIARVVAALVGVALLGGALRGLALQRAATLASTQAEEGAGWVATDVETFVARDSLGERVLVVRGNLFPNGAAPPPEVEVALLGNSGERVGEPRRAWLERLDDAEIAPDALTVRLASSAGELSGVGPQITGFTALLADPPAAARRVQVNLAQGKAVLPPGIATATTPPPAPAPAALPAHDTQLAAPATPPAPAPVTPPAPAHDTQLATPSAPAPAPQPSQVKPDAVVPASPAPEPD; encoded by the coding sequence ATGATCGTCCAGTGCGAGAACTGCGAGACACGCTTCCACGTCGCGGACGCGCGCATTCCCGAAAAGGGGGCGCGCGTGCGCTGCTCGCGCTGCCACCACCGCTTTCACATCACGCCCTCGTCCGGAACGACCTCGAGCCCGAACTCCGGGCCCGATGTTAGCGCGCGCACCGAGACGAAGAGCCGCGAGACCGAGGCCCCGCCCGGGGGCGGCGGCGGCGACGACCTCGAGAACCCGGAGTTTCTCTTCGAGGGAAACTCGGTGTCCGAAACGCCCAAGCGCGCCAAGGGTGCACCCGAGCGCGAGCCGGAGCCCGAGTCCGAGCCTGAGCCCGAAGCCGTGGCGGCCACGCCGCAGCCCGAGCCGGCGCGTCCGCCCTCGCCAGACCTCGAGCCCGACCAGGTGCCCGAGGTGCGCGTGGTCGAGACGGGCGGCAAGACGGCGCAGGAGATGCTCGACGCCGGCGCGCCCAAGCTCGCCAAGGGACCGAGGGTCGAGTTCGCCGAGTCGCTCGCGGACCCCGCCTCCGACGATGACGACGACACACGCAGCCGCTTCATGCTGGGCGACGAGCCTCCCGCGGCCACGCCGCGCGAGGCTCCGCCGTCGTTGCGGCCCGCGAAGGACAAGCCCGCCAAGCCGGTCGCCACGCTCACGCCGATCATCCGGCCGCCCGTGCCGGCGCCCAAGCCCGCCGCGCCGAAGTCGGCGAAGTCCGAGATCGACGCGGCGTTCGGCGCGGGGCTGGGCGACGAGGAGGAGAGCGATCCCGGCTGGGAGTCACTCACTCAGTCGGACGAGTCCGAGGCCAAGAGCGTGTTCGACGTGGGCGCCTCGTTCGGGCTGGGCGCGGGCGACGCCGAGGGCGCGAGCGACGTGCCGATCGCGGCCAGCGAGTCGAAGCCGGTCACTCTGTTCGACCAGGGCGCGGGCGGCAAGAAGCGCCAGGCAGCGGTCTTCGATCCCGAGGCGCCGAGCCCGGCCGGCCTGATCGCGCGCGTGGTCGCGGCGCTGGTGGGCGTCGCGCTGTTGGGCGGCGCGCTGCGCGGCCTCGCGCTGCAGCGGGCCGCCACGCTCGCGAGCACGCAGGCGGAGGAGGGCGCGGGCTGGGTCGCGACCGACGTCGAGACCTTCGTCGCGCGCGACAGCTTGGGCGAACGCGTGCTGGTGGTGCGCGGCAACCTGTTCCCGAACGGCGCCGCGCCGCCGCCCGAGGTCGAAGTCGCGCTGCTCGGCAACTCCGGCGAACGCGTCGGCGAGCCGCGCCGCGCCTGGCTCGAGCGCCTCGACGACGCCGAGATCGCCCCCGACGCGCTCACGGTGCGCCTCGCCTCGAGCGCGGGCGAGCTCTCGGGCGTGGGTCCGCAAATCACCGGCTTCACGGCGCTGCTCGCGGACCCGCCGGCCGCGGCGCGCCGCGTCCAGGTGAATCTCGCGCAGGGCAAGGCGGTGCTGCCGCCCGGCATCGCCACCGCCACGACCCCGCCACCGGCGCCCGCGCCGGCCGCGCTGCCCGCCCACGACACGCAGCTCGCCGCCCCGGCCACACCGCCCGCGCCCGCACCAGTCACACCTCCGGCCCCGGCCCACGACACGCAGCTCGCCACTCCGAGCGCGCCTGCGCCGGCGCCGCAGCCGTCGCAGGTGAAGCCGGACGCCGTGGTGCCCGCGTCGCCGGCCCCGGAGCCGGACTGA
- a CDS encoding ArsA family ATPase, translating into MTGTLAALLSRRLLLVTGKGGTGKTSVAAALGLLGARSGRRTLVVELGDSDAVRELLAGASGRAERSREPERIGPELFALQLVPEHALEEYLALQLHVRMVARAIVGNTGFHRFLDAAPGWRELITLGKLWHLTSLEQRGGAPLWPLIVVDAPATGHGLSLLSVPNVVLDTVRMGPLRRNTDRVHELMTDAAQTWVLPVTLPEELPTNETLELRARVRELGMSLGPVIANGVEPPLGLPDPERALACLARLPRGAAPSPLAEPEIVTAAARHRLARARMQREYLDLLAQKTGAAPIELPWLAGGVDGPEGAGALADRLQEALA; encoded by the coding sequence GTGACAGGAACGCTCGCTGCGCTCCTGTCGCGCCGTCTCTTGCTCGTGACCGGAAAGGGCGGCACGGGGAAGACCAGCGTCGCCGCGGCGCTCGGGCTCCTGGGGGCGCGCTCGGGCCGCCGCACGCTGGTGGTGGAGCTCGGCGACTCCGACGCCGTGCGCGAGCTGCTGGCCGGCGCGAGCGGGCGCGCCGAGCGCAGCCGTGAGCCGGAGCGGATCGGGCCGGAGCTGTTCGCGTTGCAGCTCGTGCCCGAGCACGCGCTCGAGGAGTATCTCGCGCTGCAGCTCCACGTGCGCATGGTGGCGCGCGCGATCGTGGGCAACACCGGCTTCCACCGCTTCCTCGACGCCGCGCCCGGCTGGCGCGAGCTGATCACGCTCGGAAAGCTGTGGCACCTGACTTCGCTCGAGCAGCGCGGCGGGGCGCCGCTCTGGCCGCTGATCGTGGTCGACGCACCCGCGACGGGTCACGGTCTCTCGCTCTTGTCGGTGCCCAACGTGGTGCTCGACACCGTGCGCATGGGCCCGCTGCGCCGCAACACGGACCGCGTGCACGAGCTCATGACCGACGCGGCGCAGACCTGGGTGCTGCCGGTCACGCTGCCCGAGGAGCTGCCGACCAACGAGACACTCGAGCTGCGCGCGCGCGTGCGCGAGCTCGGCATGAGCCTGGGGCCGGTGATCGCGAACGGCGTCGAGCCGCCGCTGGGCCTGCCCGACCCGGAGCGCGCGCTGGCGTGCCTGGCGCGGCTGCCGCGCGGCGCCGCGCCCTCGCCGCTGGCCGAGCCCGAGATCGTGACTGCAGCCGCGCGCCACCGGCTCGCGCGCGCGCGCATGCAACGCGAGTATCTCGACCTGCTGGCGCAGAAGACCGGCGCAGCGCCGATCGAGCTGCCCTGGCTCGCGGGAGGCGTCGACGGGCCCGAGGGCGCCGGCGCGCTGGCCGACCGCCTGCAAGAGGCGCTGGCGTGA
- a CDS encoding ArsA-related P-loop ATPase, which yields MKPDRWLDCRVLVTVGTGGVGKTTIAAVLGLEAARAGKRVLVMTIDPARRLADALGTGPLDHTAREVPPAVLRELGAPEGASLSALMLDTKRTFDELVERLAKDPAARERIFANAIYKNLSDALAGSREYSATEKLLQMHSEGRYDLIVLDTPPAAHALDFLDAPRRLSGFLDGQFLKLLLHPAAVVGRASLRLFRSGSEFVLRVLERVTGLEFLTAISEFLLVFEELLAGFSERAREVARLLRDPACGFVLVAGPDLAQARRAQAFWERLSAEGIHLVGLVLNRVHVWPGPGAPPADDPAEAARAERWLASALAGQDPTLSAADSARALVGAARAQAALARRDTEVRQALERALPLEADALRVVPLFADEVRATAGLARIAREIFGARDG from the coding sequence GTGAAGCCGGACCGCTGGCTCGACTGCCGCGTGCTGGTCACCGTGGGTACGGGCGGCGTCGGCAAGACCACCATCGCCGCCGTGCTCGGGCTCGAGGCCGCGCGCGCGGGCAAGCGCGTTCTGGTCATGACCATCGACCCCGCGCGCCGCCTGGCCGACGCGCTCGGCACCGGGCCGCTCGACCACACGGCGCGCGAGGTGCCGCCCGCCGTGCTGCGCGAGCTCGGCGCGCCCGAGGGCGCGAGTCTCTCGGCGCTCATGCTCGACACCAAGCGCACCTTCGACGAGCTGGTCGAGCGCCTGGCCAAGGATCCGGCGGCGCGCGAGCGCATCTTCGCCAACGCGATCTACAAGAACCTGTCCGACGCGCTCGCGGGCAGCCGCGAGTACTCGGCCACCGAGAAGCTCTTGCAGATGCACAGCGAGGGCCGCTACGACCTGATCGTGCTCGACACGCCGCCTGCGGCGCACGCGCTCGACTTTCTCGACGCGCCCCGGCGGCTGTCCGGGTTTCTCGACGGCCAGTTCCTGAAGCTCTTGCTGCATCCCGCGGCGGTGGTCGGGCGCGCCAGCCTGCGCCTGTTCCGCAGCGGCTCGGAGTTCGTGCTGCGCGTGCTCGAGCGAGTGACGGGCCTGGAGTTCCTGACCGCGATCTCGGAGTTTCTGCTGGTTTTCGAGGAGCTGCTCGCGGGCTTCAGCGAGCGCGCGCGCGAGGTCGCGCGCCTGCTGCGTGACCCGGCCTGCGGCTTCGTGCTGGTCGCGGGCCCCGACCTGGCGCAGGCGCGCCGTGCGCAGGCGTTCTGGGAGCGGCTGTCGGCCGAGGGCATCCACCTGGTGGGGCTGGTGCTGAACCGCGTGCACGTCTGGCCGGGTCCGGGCGCGCCGCCCGCCGACGACCCGGCCGAGGCCGCGCGCGCCGAGCGGTGGCTCGCGAGCGCCCTGGCCGGGCAGGACCCGACGCTGTCCGCCGCCGACTCCGCGCGCGCGCTGGTCGGCGCGGCGCGCGCGCAGGCCGCGCTCGCCCGCCGTGACACAGAAGTGCGTCAGGCGCTGGAACGCGCGCTGCCGCTCGAGGCCGACGCGCTGCGCGTGGTGCCGCTGTTCGCGGACGAGGTGCGCGCCACGGCCGGGCTCGCGCGCATCGCGCGCGAGATCTTCGGAGCGCGCGATGGCTGA
- a CDS encoding polyhydroxyalkanoate synthesis regulator DNA-binding domain-containing protein: protein MAILIKRYANRKLYNTESSRYITLRGISELVREGQDICVIDNETGEEITPIVLSQILVDDQKENRDRDGAVSGTLLAELIQRGGDALYSLVRRGVGDVETNLNEMRDNVKRWIRTPGDVARVEAADIRETVHSAVERVLRVADLPTRGDLEALNKNLERLAAALENFEARLAAGDSSRDRSL, encoded by the coding sequence ATGGCGATCCTGATCAAGCGCTACGCGAACCGCAAGCTCTACAACACGGAGTCGAGCCGGTACATCACGCTGCGGGGTATCTCGGAGCTGGTGCGCGAAGGCCAGGACATCTGTGTGATCGACAACGAGACCGGCGAGGAGATCACGCCGATCGTGCTCTCGCAGATTCTGGTCGACGACCAGAAGGAGAACCGCGACCGCGACGGCGCGGTGTCTGGCACGCTGCTCGCCGAGCTGATCCAGCGCGGCGGCGACGCGCTCTACAGCCTGGTGCGGCGCGGCGTCGGCGACGTCGAGACGAACCTGAACGAGATGCGCGACAACGTGAAGCGCTGGATCCGCACACCGGGCGACGTCGCGCGCGTGGAAGCGGCCGACATCCGCGAGACCGTGCACAGCGCGGTCGAGCGGGTGCTGCGCGTGGCCGACCTGCCCACGCGCGGCGACCTCGAGGCGCTGAACAAGAACCTCGAGCGGCTGGCCGCGGCGCTCGAGAACTTCGAGGCCCGCCTCGCCGCCGGAGACTCGAGCCGCGACCGCTCGCTCTGA
- a CDS encoding lysophospholipid acyltransferase family protein — MSREVPPEVLAELRASVRSLRRELEQRFGVGEPAAEGLAAPDAPTGAEPASDEELLAFEAEPPPPAAPGWLGWLRAELGARLEQIDVVQIYESLRERVALPSSGDISAEVDDFGLDARYLALARRWLDWLYDTWWRVDVSGIEGVPDAPRVLFVSNSAGILPWDALMIAHAVERTHSSHRRPRPLVSDWIATLPFSQSRLARLGAVRACAENAERLLAANEWVIAFPEGQKGALKPFRERYRLQRFARGGFVSLAVRLRAVLVPVAVIGSEEVHPILFEPRIVRRLIGVPLPVTPTFPLLGPLGVVPLPSRWRIRFGEPIWFDDVAPERAADPLYVNRTRERVRGAIQTLLDEELPRRRSVFV; from the coding sequence GTGAGTCGCGAAGTGCCGCCCGAGGTGCTGGCGGAGCTGCGCGCCTCGGTGCGCTCGCTGCGCCGCGAGCTCGAGCAGCGCTTCGGCGTGGGCGAGCCCGCGGCCGAGGGGCTCGCTGCGCCCGACGCGCCGACGGGCGCCGAGCCTGCGTCCGACGAGGAGCTGCTCGCGTTCGAGGCCGAGCCGCCGCCGCCCGCAGCGCCGGGCTGGCTGGGCTGGCTGCGCGCCGAGCTGGGCGCGCGGCTCGAGCAGATCGACGTCGTCCAGATCTACGAGTCACTGCGCGAGCGGGTGGCGCTCCCGAGCTCGGGCGACATCTCGGCCGAGGTCGACGACTTCGGCCTCGACGCGCGCTATCTCGCGCTCGCGCGCCGCTGGCTCGACTGGCTGTACGACACCTGGTGGCGCGTCGACGTGAGCGGCATCGAGGGCGTACCCGACGCGCCGCGCGTGCTGTTCGTGTCCAACAGCGCCGGCATCCTGCCCTGGGACGCGCTCATGATCGCGCACGCGGTCGAGCGGACTCACTCGTCGCACCGGCGGCCGCGCCCGCTCGTGTCGGACTGGATCGCGACCTTGCCGTTCTCGCAGTCGCGCCTGGCGCGGCTGGGCGCGGTGCGCGCCTGCGCCGAGAACGCCGAGAGACTGCTCGCGGCGAACGAGTGGGTGATCGCGTTTCCCGAGGGCCAGAAGGGCGCGCTGAAGCCGTTCCGCGAGCGCTACCGGCTGCAGCGCTTCGCGCGCGGCGGCTTCGTGTCACTCGCCGTGCGGCTGCGCGCGGTGCTGGTGCCGGTGGCGGTGATCGGCTCGGAAGAGGTGCACCCGATCCTGTTCGAGCCGCGCATCGTGCGCCGCTTGATCGGTGTGCCGCTCCCGGTGACTCCCACGTTTCCACTGCTCGGGCCGCTGGGCGTGGTTCCGCTGCCCAGCCGCTGGCGCATCCGCTTCGGCGAGCCGATCTGGTTCGACGACGTCGCGCCCGAGCGCGCCGCAGACCCGCTGTACGTGAACCGCACGCGCGAGCGCGTGCGCGGCGCCATCCAGACGCTGCTCGACGAGGAGCTGCCCCGTCGCCGGTCCGTGTTTGTTTGA
- a CDS encoding NAD-dependent epimerase/dehydratase family protein, with the protein MAARREPELGRRGLATVAITGVGTFTGARTAERLLEGDSPPRIVALDLRLPRRLEGRVRFHRVDLTEPTADSWVAEILEKEGCEAVLHAAFFTDPHPDVELSHELEVVGALHVMNAAAAAGVRKLVVTSSAQVYGPHPDNPGYLSEDHELRPHPHAHAARDRAELERLLRLFAQRHRDMVVTALRPSWIMGPSYESAVTRRFESGRVLTLLGYDPLLQFLHEDDWLDAIETVLERDAPGPWNLAGDGVLPLSTLLRLGDKRSVPLPHPLLYGAARLDSLARTGDLPEAFWDHLRFGWLVDTRRAREQLGFEPLYTTQEAWMSFVVARKLRGYR; encoded by the coding sequence GTGGCCGCCAGGCGAGAGCCAGAGCTTGGGCGCCGGGGCCTTGCGACCGTTGCGATCACCGGCGTCGGCACGTTCACGGGCGCGCGCACCGCGGAGCGCTTGCTCGAAGGGGACAGCCCGCCGCGCATCGTCGCGCTCGACCTGCGCCTGCCGCGCCGGCTCGAGGGGCGGGTCCGCTTCCATCGCGTGGACCTGACCGAGCCGACGGCCGACAGCTGGGTCGCGGAGATCCTCGAGAAGGAGGGCTGCGAGGCGGTGCTGCACGCGGCCTTCTTCACCGACCCGCACCCCGACGTGGAGCTGTCGCACGAGCTCGAGGTGGTGGGCGCCCTGCACGTGATGAACGCGGCGGCGGCGGCCGGCGTGCGCAAGCTCGTGGTCACGAGCAGCGCGCAGGTCTACGGCCCGCACCCCGACAACCCGGGCTATCTCTCCGAGGACCACGAGCTGCGCCCGCACCCGCACGCTCACGCCGCGCGCGACCGCGCGGAGCTCGAGCGCCTGCTGCGCCTGTTCGCGCAGCGCCATCGCGACATGGTGGTGACTGCGCTGCGCCCGTCGTGGATCATGGGTCCGAGCTACGAGTCGGCGGTGACTCGCCGCTTCGAGAGCGGCCGCGTGCTGACGCTGCTCGGCTACGACCCGCTGCTGCAATTCCTGCACGAGGACGACTGGCTCGACGCGATCGAGACCGTGCTCGAGCGCGACGCGCCCGGGCCCTGGAACCTGGCCGGCGACGGCGTGCTGCCGCTGTCGACGCTGCTGCGGCTGGGTGACAAACGCAGCGTGCCGCTGCCGCACCCGCTCCTGTACGGGGCCGCGCGGCTCGACTCACTCGCGCGCACCGGTGACCTGCCCGAGGCCTTCTGGGACCACCTGCGCTTCGGCTGGCTGGTCGACACGCGGCGCGCGCGCGAGCAGCTCGGCTTCGAGCCGCTCTACACCACGCAAGAGGCCTGGATGAGCTTCGTCGTGGCGCGCAAGCTGCGGGGCTACCGGTGA
- a CDS encoding histone deacetylase: MADSRPLVVRDPRFQEHRPPRAHPECPERLQAIERALDGLSDRVRAVAPREATTDELLLAHHRQYLDALSPLEGRSAQLDPDTYASPRSLEVARLAAGSLVDLALRVARGEAKRAFAALRPPGHHAEQGAPMGFCLFNNVAIAAQALRARAGVERVAIVDWDVHHGNGTQHLFEGERDVLFASLHQFPFYPGTGALDEQGHERGLGATVNLPLPAGCGDAEYGLFFDELLVPMLRSFRPEVLLVSAGFDAHAADPLGGMEVSTAGFAALTERMCAVADEVCGGRLVLALEGGYDLAALGESVAASVAVLAEASPRPRKLALPGPGGMRMAEKFRAAHASHWPVLERRVQA; encoded by the coding sequence GTGGCTGACTCACGCCCGCTCGTCGTGCGCGACCCGCGTTTCCAGGAGCACCGGCCCCCGCGCGCGCACCCCGAGTGCCCGGAACGCCTGCAGGCGATCGAGCGCGCGCTCGACGGCTTGTCCGACCGGGTGCGCGCCGTCGCGCCACGCGAGGCCACGACCGACGAGCTCTTGCTCGCGCACCACCGCCAATACCTCGACGCGCTCAGCCCGCTCGAGGGTCGCTCGGCGCAGCTCGACCCCGACACCTATGCCTCGCCGCGCTCGCTCGAGGTGGCGCGGCTCGCGGCCGGATCGCTGGTCGACCTGGCGCTGCGGGTCGCGCGCGGCGAGGCGAAGCGCGCCTTCGCGGCGCTGCGTCCGCCGGGCCACCACGCCGAGCAGGGCGCGCCCATGGGCTTCTGCCTGTTCAACAACGTGGCGATCGCCGCGCAGGCGCTGCGCGCGCGTGCCGGCGTCGAGCGGGTGGCGATCGTCGACTGGGACGTCCATCACGGGAACGGCACCCAGCACCTGTTCGAGGGCGAGCGCGACGTGCTCTTCGCCTCGCTGCACCAGTTCCCGTTCTATCCCGGCACCGGTGCGCTCGACGAGCAAGGCCACGAGCGCGGCCTGGGCGCGACCGTAAACCTGCCGCTCCCCGCCGGCTGCGGCGACGCGGAGTACGGGCTGTTCTTCGACGAGCTGCTCGTGCCCATGCTGCGCTCCTTCCGGCCCGAGGTACTGCTCGTGTCGGCGGGCTTCGACGCGCACGCGGCCGATCCGCTCGGCGGCATGGAGGTCTCGACCGCCGGCTTCGCGGCGCTCACCGAGCGCATGTGCGCCGTCGCCGACGAGGTGTGCGGCGGCCGGCTCGTGCTCGCGCTCGAGGGCGGCTACGACCTGGCGGCGCTGGGCGAGTCAGTCGCCGCGAGCGTGGCGGTGCTCGCCGAAGCCTCGCCGCGGCCGCGCAAGCTCGCGCTTCCGGGTCCGGGTGGGATGCGCATGGCAGAGAAATTTCGCGCCGCCCACGCGAGTCACTGGCCCGTGCTCGAGCGCCGCGTCCAGGCCTGA
- the mraZ gene encoding division/cell wall cluster transcriptional repressor MraZ — MFWGCHEHVLDEKGRTSLPKEFRDLLTRSSESPWLTAGAQCLTIFPPDVFKKLRERLTAEVLNDSAEALERLIVGSATPCLVDRQGRILIPTPLRRRAQLEREIVFTGLTDRVEIWDRARYEAAIANTQENYAQHSRLLRGSTK; from the coding sequence ATGTTCTGGGGATGTCACGAACACGTTCTCGATGAAAAGGGTCGCACCAGCCTCCCGAAGGAATTTCGCGACCTTCTGACTCGTTCGAGCGAGTCACCCTGGCTGACGGCGGGCGCGCAGTGTCTCACGATCTTCCCGCCCGACGTGTTCAAGAAGCTGCGCGAGCGACTCACCGCGGAGGTGCTGAACGACTCCGCAGAGGCGCTCGAGAGACTCATCGTCGGCAGCGCCACGCCCTGCCTCGTCGACCGGCAGGGCCGGATCCTGATTCCGACGCCGCTGCGCCGCCGCGCGCAGCTCGAGCGCGAGATCGTGTTCACGGGACTCACCGACCGGGTCGAGATCTGGGACCGCGCGCGCTACGAGGCCGCGATCGCGAACACCCAGGAGAACTACGCCCAGCACTCGCGGCTGCTGCGGGGCTCGACGAAGTGA
- the rsmH gene encoding 16S rRNA (cytosine(1402)-N(4))-methyltransferase RsmH, with the protein MTRAHAPVMVDEVLELLEPRPGARMVDATTGHGGHAEALLGRIGPDGVLVGLDRDAEMLAVAEERLARFGPAARLFHARFSFLREVVTGAGVAPVDGVLFDLGVCSEQLDRVERGLSFRPGDALVPLDMRMDRSRGETAAELLARIGEEELVELLRRGGVPFPARVARALLAHRPIETVQALLAALEGVRLPRRRHHPATLVFQALRIAVNEEQDELDAGLTSAVEVLAPGGRLAVLSYHSGEDRRVKEFLARESRGCICPPQLPVCGCGRQPRMRLLGRSRGPSAAEARRNPRARSARLRGGVRC; encoded by the coding sequence GTGACTCGCGCGCACGCGCCGGTCATGGTCGACGAGGTGCTGGAGCTGCTCGAGCCGCGCCCCGGCGCGCGCATGGTCGACGCCACCACCGGCCACGGCGGGCACGCCGAGGCGCTCCTGGGCCGGATCGGCCCGGACGGCGTGCTGGTGGGCCTGGACCGCGACGCGGAAATGCTGGCGGTGGCCGAGGAGCGCCTGGCGCGCTTCGGGCCCGCCGCCCGGCTGTTCCACGCGCGCTTCTCGTTCCTGCGCGAAGTGGTGACCGGCGCGGGCGTGGCGCCCGTCGACGGCGTGCTCTTCGACCTGGGCGTGTGCTCCGAGCAGCTGGACCGGGTCGAGCGCGGCCTGTCGTTCCGGCCCGGCGACGCGCTCGTTCCGCTCGACATGCGCATGGACCGCAGCCGAGGCGAGACCGCCGCCGAGCTTCTGGCGCGCATCGGCGAGGAAGAGCTGGTCGAGCTCCTGCGCCGGGGCGGCGTGCCGTTTCCGGCCCGGGTCGCCCGGGCGCTCCTGGCGCACCGGCCGATCGAGACCGTGCAGGCGCTCTTGGCGGCGCTCGAAGGCGTCCGCCTGCCCCGCCGCCGGCACCACCCGGCGACGCTCGTGTTCCAGGCGCTGCGGATCGCGGTGAACGAGGAGCAGGACGAGCTCGACGCGGGCCTCACGTCGGCGGTCGAGGTGCTGGCGCCGGGCGGCCGGCTGGCCGTGCTCTCGTACCACTCGGGTGAGGACCGGCGCGTGAAGGAGTTCCTGGCCCGCGAGTCGCGCGGCTGCATCTGCCCGCCGCAGCTTCCGGTGTGCGGCTGCGGGCGCCAGCCGCGCATGCGCCTCCTGGGACGCAGCCGCGGGCCGTCCGCCGCCGAGGCGCGGCGCAATCCGCGCGCGCGCAGCGCGCGCCTGCGCGGGGGCGTGCGGTGCTGA
- a CDS encoding cell division protein FtsL, whose protein sequence is MLNSRLRHSGPWFQALLALALGVIAASGGLVYVRTRLTSLRYELGRRVAQEHELSLEVERLRIEATALSAPERIEPRARALGLTYPKPDQVVALEPDGHTLSHVAAGSKR, encoded by the coding sequence GTGCTGAACTCGCGCCTGCGCCACAGCGGGCCGTGGTTCCAGGCCCTTCTCGCTCTGGCGCTCGGTGTGATCGCGGCTTCGGGGGGCCTGGTGTACGTGCGCACGCGGCTCACGTCGCTGCGCTACGAGCTGGGCCGCCGGGTCGCGCAGGAGCACGAGCTCTCGCTCGAGGTCGAGCGACTGCGCATCGAGGCCACGGCGCTGTCCGCGCCCGAGCGCATCGAGCCGCGCGCGCGCGCGCTCGGACTCACCTACCCCAAGCCCGACCAGGTCGTCGCGCTCGAGCCCGACGGCCACACCCTGAGTCACGTCGCGGCCGGGAGCAAGCGGTGA